The following proteins are encoded in a genomic region of Rhinolophus ferrumequinum isolate MPI-CBG mRhiFer1 chromosome 17, mRhiFer1_v1.p, whole genome shotgun sequence:
- the LOC117037081 gene encoding 60S ribosomal protein L28-like translates to MLWSFLKSLKGSQNPNKQWMVVCDCSSFLTKRNKQTYNTKSNNLKTHNSFCYNGLIHCKMVDVEPAANGKGVVVIIKQRSSQRKPATFYMWTTINENAQTTFSSIWHMIHKKRHGLDLRMATICRASAILCSQKSVTLMRKWAHPTNSS, encoded by the coding sequence ATGCTGTggagtttcctaaaatctctcaaaggttcacaaaacccaaataagcaatGGATGGTTGTGTGCGACTGCTCCAGCTTCCTGACCAAAAGGAACAAGCAGACTTATAACACCAAGTCCAATAATCTGAAGACCCACAACTCCTTCTGCTACAATGGGCTGATTCACTGCAAGATGGTGGATGTGGAGCCAGCAGCCAATGGCAAAGGTGTTGTGGTTATCATAAAGCAGAGATCAAGCCAGCGAAAGCCAGCCACCTTCTACATGTGGACCACCATCAATGAGAATGCCCAGACTACCTTCAGCAGCATCTGGCACATGATCCACAAGAAAAGACACGGCCTGGACTTGCGCATGGCCACCATCTGTAGAGCCAGTGCCATCCTGTGTAGCCAGAAGTCTGTGACGTTGATGAGGAAGTGGGCTCACCCCACTAACAGCTCCTGA